One genomic window of Nitrospirota bacterium includes the following:
- a CDS encoding M20/M25/M40 family metallo-hydrolase — translation MSAWGKVYRNVVATRNPDWPGDWKELSPLLIGAHYDTVSGSPGADDNASGLVVLLEVASRLRAQPLTRPVWLVAFCLEEQDRLGSQAFASRLKAEGRELAGAIILECVGFARSQADTQQSPPDIPIAVPTQGDFIAIVGNEASRSLVRQIEQEAQEPAAQLKTLSLVVPGRGEAMPHTRRSDHASFWDAGYPAVVLTDTANFRNPHYHRHTDTVDTLNLDFLSSVVTTVATTVIQIAGVRP, via the coding sequence TTGAGTGCCTGGGGCAAGGTCTATCGAAATGTGGTGGCGACCAGGAATCCGGACTGGCCAGGAGACTGGAAAGAGTTGTCTCCCCTCCTGATCGGGGCCCACTACGACACTGTGTCCGGGTCACCGGGTGCAGATGATAACGCAAGCGGCCTGGTTGTCCTTCTTGAAGTGGCTTCTCGCCTGCGTGCACAACCTCTCACAAGACCGGTCTGGCTCGTGGCATTCTGCCTTGAAGAGCAGGATCGACTGGGGAGTCAGGCCTTCGCATCCCGCTTGAAGGCCGAAGGGCGCGAGTTAGCCGGCGCGATTATCCTGGAATGTGTCGGGTTCGCCAGGAGCCAGGCCGACACACAGCAATCTCCTCCTGATATCCCTATCGCGGTGCCGACCCAGGGAGATTTCATCGCCATTGTGGGCAACGAGGCATCCAGGTCTTTGGTGCGTCAGATAGAACAGGAGGCCCAGGAGCCTGCTGCGCAGCTCAAGACTCTATCGTTAGTAGTGCCAGGCCGAGGAGAGGCGATGCCCCATACCCGCCGCAGTGACCATGCATCTTTTTGGGATGCAGGTTATCCAGCCGTAGTGTTGACCGATACAGCGAATTTTCGGAATCCCCATTACCATCGTCATACTGATACCGTGGACACACTCAATCTTGATTTTCTCTCCTCTGTCGTGACGACAGTAGCCACGACCGTGATCCAGATCGCTGGAGTACGGCCATGA
- a CDS encoding TraR/DksA C4-type zinc finger protein, whose protein sequence is MLEEAVEGLANPNGPAAFPDVSDQASAEAEQNFTLRIREREQRLIKKIDEALDRIDQSTYGICERCEEEIPYPRLKARPVTTLCINCKTLEEQEEKARR, encoded by the coding sequence ATGTTGGAAGAAGCTGTCGAGGGCCTTGCCAATCCAAATGGTCCGGCGGCGTTCCCGGATGTCAGTGATCAGGCGTCTGCGGAGGCCGAGCAGAATTTTACATTGCGTATCCGTGAGCGAGAGCAGCGATTGATCAAGAAGATCGACGAGGCGCTTGATCGGATAGACCAGAGCACCTATGGCATCTGTGAACGTTGCGAAGAAGAAATCCCCTATCCCAGACTGAAAGCCCGCCCCGTCACCACCCTCTGCATCAACTGCAAGACGCTGGAAGAACAAGAAGAAAAGGCTCGGCGCTGA
- the dnaX gene encoding DNA polymerase III subunit gamma/tau, whose translation MDYQVSARKYRPGTFDDVIGQPHVVQTLVNSINTKRIAQAYLFSGTRGVGKTTVARILAKALNCERGPTGTPCGICSNCLEIAQGTSVDVMEIDGASNTSVDDVREIRENVKFAAFHGKYRVYIIDEVHMLSNSAFNALLKTLEEPPPHVVFIFATTEIHKIPATILSRCQHYNFRRIPRTEIVERLRHVMRQDQIVIEERSLMALARASEGSMRDGLSLLDQAVAFGGKTILHTDLEALLGAVPQELVRAMIQAITAQESAAALRVLAQVLDQGHDLRAYCAEVVEYVRNLLVVTVVTSSHEQQGLIEASAEDLAQMADDAKTFSPESLQELFTIFTQAEDSLRLSAHPRFVLETAAVRATRVLRRTDEKSPVPQRAQAAQRTGPPKPTPVGTGQSVLPARSADPEPPLAPRIPQSTDTAPKPPKSTAVRSSIPPQDSSTSSQSIRSPGTADEAKVSVSEVPPLTEDGPLAIRLNWEHFQEEVAGAFPNIAPFLEMGRLVSIDGHVVTIGFSKLATVARAMIEKPDNTAALTSTCERLSGQAIRLRIVELTESDAPGPTMAQLRVAKEKEQRLVLFEQARAHPVVKQALEMFGAELADVRPLSSQKEVER comes from the coding sequence TTGGATTACCAAGTCTCTGCAAGAAAATACCGGCCGGGAACGTTCGATGACGTGATCGGACAGCCGCACGTCGTTCAGACGCTCGTGAACTCTATCAACACGAAACGAATCGCCCAAGCCTATCTCTTTTCCGGAACCCGCGGCGTCGGGAAGACTACGGTCGCAAGAATTCTCGCGAAGGCCCTCAATTGTGAGCGGGGACCAACCGGCACGCCCTGCGGCATCTGTTCCAACTGCCTCGAAATTGCGCAGGGGACCTCTGTCGATGTCATGGAGATCGACGGGGCGTCCAACACGAGCGTGGACGATGTGCGCGAGATTCGAGAGAATGTCAAATTCGCCGCCTTTCATGGAAAGTACCGCGTCTACATCATCGACGAAGTCCACATGTTGTCGAATTCGGCCTTCAATGCGCTGTTGAAGACGCTGGAGGAGCCGCCCCCGCATGTGGTGTTCATCTTTGCCACCACTGAGATTCACAAGATTCCTGCGACGATTCTCTCCCGCTGCCAGCACTACAATTTTCGTAGGATCCCACGGACCGAGATCGTTGAACGACTGCGCCATGTCATGCGTCAAGACCAGATCGTGATCGAGGAACGCAGCCTGATGGCCCTTGCGCGGGCCAGCGAAGGCAGCATGCGCGATGGGTTGAGCCTGCTCGATCAGGCAGTGGCGTTCGGTGGCAAGACGATCCTCCATACGGATCTGGAAGCCCTGCTGGGGGCGGTTCCGCAAGAACTCGTTCGCGCGATGATTCAGGCGATCACGGCGCAGGAGAGCGCTGCAGCACTTCGCGTGCTGGCCCAAGTGTTGGACCAAGGACATGATCTTCGGGCCTATTGTGCGGAAGTCGTCGAGTATGTACGCAACCTGCTGGTAGTGACGGTCGTGACTTCATCCCACGAACAGCAGGGGTTGATCGAGGCCTCCGCGGAAGACCTCGCTCAGATGGCAGACGATGCCAAGACGTTCTCGCCTGAGTCACTACAAGAATTGTTTACGATCTTCACGCAAGCGGAGGACTCGCTCAGGCTCAGTGCCCATCCTCGGTTTGTGCTCGAAACAGCTGCCGTGCGTGCGACGCGGGTGCTGCGTCGCACGGATGAGAAGTCACCGGTACCCCAAAGGGCGCAGGCAGCCCAGAGGACAGGCCCCCCAAAGCCTACTCCAGTGGGCACAGGCCAGTCGGTCTTGCCGGCTCGTTCCGCCGACCCAGAGCCCCCTTTGGCACCTCGGATTCCTCAGTCAACGGATACCGCTCCGAAGCCGCCCAAGTCTACTGCTGTCAGAAGCTCGATACCTCCACAAGACTCCTCGACGAGTTCTCAAAGCATCCGCTCCCCTGGCACTGCCGATGAGGCAAAGGTTTCGGTGTCTGAGGTACCGCCTTTAACTGAGGATGGACCCTTAGCGATCAGACTCAATTGGGAACACTTTCAGGAAGAAGTAGCTGGGGCCTTTCCCAATATCGCCCCTTTCTTGGAAATGGGCCGACTCGTGAGCATAGATGGCCATGTGGTCACGATTGGATTTTCCAAACTGGCGACGGTGGCCCGGGCAATGATCGAGAAACCCGACAATACGGCGGCACTCACATCGACCTGTGAACGGTTAAGCGGGCAGGCTATAAGGCTCAGGATCGTTGAATTGACCGAGTCGGATGCCCCTGGGCCGACCATGGCGCAACTCAGGGTAGCGAAGGAAAAAGAACAACGGCTGGTGCTCTTCGAACAAGCGCGAGCACATCCGGTCGTCAAACAGGCGTTGGAGATGTTCGGCGCAGAGCTCGCAGATGTGAGACCTCTGTCGAGCCAGAAGGAGGTCGAGAGATGA
- the mscL gene encoding large conductance mechanosensitive channel protein MscL, with the protein MLKEFKDFAMKGNVLDMAIGVIIGGAFGKIVSSLVSDVLMPPLGLVMGKVDFSSLFINLSGTPQPSLTAAKAAGAPTINYGVFLQATFDFIIIAFVIFLLVKQVNRLKKPEPTAAPTTKACPHCLSAIPIKATKCAHCTSNV; encoded by the coding sequence ATGCTGAAAGAATTCAAAGATTTCGCCATGAAGGGCAATGTGCTCGACATGGCGATCGGTGTGATCATCGGCGGGGCGTTCGGGAAGATCGTCTCGTCGCTCGTCAGCGACGTGCTGATGCCTCCCCTTGGATTGGTGATGGGAAAGGTGGATTTCTCCAGCCTGTTCATCAATCTGTCCGGAACGCCACAACCCTCTCTCACTGCGGCCAAGGCAGCAGGAGCACCGACCATCAACTACGGGGTTTTTCTTCAAGCCACATTTGACTTTATTATCATCGCCTTTGTAATCTTCCTCCTCGTCAAGCAAGTCAACCGGCTGAAGAAACCTGAACCGACCGCGGCCCCGACGACCAAAGCCTGCCCGCATTGTTTGTCGGCAATTCCGATCAAGGCCACGAAATGCGCACATTGTACATCCAATGTCTAA
- the recR gene encoding recombination protein RecR, translating into MAVDQQGLLTRLVRELVRLPGIGQKTAQRLAFHVLKAEREDALRLADSIRAVKDGLSFCRQCRNIAEGELCEYCLDPKRDRRRILVVEEPSTTYAIERAGAYRGLYHVLLGALSPLDGVGPSDIRAEELVDRVKLGGVEEVILATSPTIEGEATAIYLTNQLKPLGVRVSRIAYGIPVGMDIEYADEVTLLKSIEGRRDL; encoded by the coding sequence ATGGCGGTTGATCAACAAGGACTACTCACAAGGCTGGTGCGCGAGTTAGTCCGTCTTCCAGGCATCGGCCAAAAGACAGCACAGCGATTGGCCTTTCATGTTTTGAAGGCTGAGCGCGAAGACGCGCTTCGCCTGGCCGATTCGATTCGTGCTGTCAAAGACGGGCTCTCATTTTGCCGTCAATGCCGAAACATTGCTGAGGGAGAACTCTGCGAATATTGTCTCGATCCGAAGCGGGACCGAAGGAGAATCCTGGTGGTAGAAGAACCGAGTACGACTTATGCCATCGAGCGGGCGGGAGCGTATCGCGGCTTGTATCATGTATTGCTGGGTGCCTTGTCTCCCCTAGACGGTGTCGGCCCGTCCGATATCAGAGCCGAGGAATTAGTCGATCGAGTGAAACTAGGGGGAGTCGAGGAGGTAATCCTCGCGACGAGTCCGACAATCGAGGGCGAGGCAACCGCCATCTATCTCACAAACCAACTAAAGCCTCTCGGGGTCCGGGTTTCTCGTATCGCCTATGGCATTCCAGTTGGAATGGATATCGAGTATGCCGACGAGGTGACACTGCTCAAGTCGATCGAAGGCCGCCGGGATCTGTAA
- the trmFO gene encoding methylenetetrahydrofolate--tRNA-(uracil(54)-C(5))-methyltransferase (FADH(2)-oxidizing) TrmFO, producing the protein MRDDIVIIGGGLAGSEAAWQAANRGAKVTLHEMRPKEMTQAHKTGGMAELVCSNSLGSADVLNAPGILKEEMRRLNSLIIRVADDVRVPAGSALAVDREQFSFKITQALEGHPNIRILHEEVTEIPTDCICIVATGPLTSDKLSQAIAQLTDSKHLYFYDAISPIVDADSINMDVVFLASRYDKGGNDYLNCPMDEPAYNAFYDALRSAEKVQPKEFEKTPYFEGCLPIEVMAERGRQTMQFGPLKPVGLENPKTGARPYAVVQLRTENAHRSCYNLVGFQTKLTYGEQKRVFRMIPGLEQAEFLRYGSLHRNTFINSPRLLRDTLQFKARGTLFFAGQLVGVEGYTDSAAMGGLAGINASRSLAGLPLVTPPPTTAHGCLVSHITTSDPRHFQPMNTNFGLFPPLATPTRDKERKRRLTGQRALEDLTGWMTQFELL; encoded by the coding sequence ATGCGCGATGACATCGTCATTATCGGTGGCGGGCTGGCCGGGTCTGAGGCGGCTTGGCAGGCGGCCAATCGTGGAGCGAAAGTCACGCTGCACGAAATGCGGCCTAAAGAAATGACGCAAGCGCACAAGACTGGCGGGATGGCCGAGCTGGTCTGCTCGAATTCACTCGGCTCTGCGGATGTGCTGAACGCCCCAGGCATTCTGAAGGAAGAAATGCGCCGTCTCAACTCACTGATTATTCGGGTGGCGGATGACGTACGGGTTCCAGCTGGGTCGGCCCTAGCCGTTGATCGCGAGCAGTTTTCGTTCAAGATTACCCAAGCTTTGGAGGGACATCCGAACATTCGCATTCTGCATGAAGAGGTGACGGAGATTCCAACCGACTGTATATGCATCGTCGCGACCGGCCCGCTGACCTCTGACAAATTGTCTCAAGCCATTGCACAACTAACCGATTCGAAGCATTTGTATTTCTACGATGCGATCTCTCCGATCGTGGATGCCGACTCCATCAACATGGATGTCGTATTTCTCGCATCCCGCTACGACAAGGGCGGGAATGATTATCTCAATTGTCCCATGGACGAGCCGGCCTACAACGCCTTCTATGATGCGTTGCGCTCAGCGGAGAAAGTCCAACCCAAAGAATTTGAAAAGACACCCTACTTTGAAGGGTGCCTTCCCATCGAAGTCATGGCAGAACGAGGCCGCCAGACCATGCAGTTCGGTCCGTTAAAGCCAGTGGGCCTTGAGAACCCCAAAACTGGCGCCCGCCCCTATGCTGTCGTACAACTCCGTACGGAAAATGCCCATCGGTCCTGTTACAATCTCGTGGGGTTTCAGACTAAATTGACCTATGGGGAGCAGAAGCGGGTGTTCCGCATGATTCCCGGGCTCGAGCAGGCGGAGTTTTTGCGTTACGGCAGCCTGCATCGCAACACGTTTATCAATTCTCCCCGCCTGCTGCGCGATACGCTTCAGTTCAAAGCACGCGGCACGCTCTTTTTTGCAGGGCAGCTGGTCGGCGTCGAGGGCTATACGGATTCCGCCGCTATGGGAGGATTGGCAGGAATTAATGCCTCTCGTAGTCTGGCAGGATTGCCGTTGGTGACGCCGCCTCCCACCACAGCCCATGGCTGTCTCGTCTCGCACATTACGACCTCAGACCCTCGGCACTTTCAGCCAATGAATACGAATTTTGGGCTTTTCCCTCCCCTTGCTACACCGACCAGAGACAAGGAACGCAAACGACGGCTCACGGGGCAACGGGCGCTTGAGGATCTGACGGGATGGATGACGCAATTCGAGCTTTTATGA
- the argB gene encoding acetylglutamate kinase, translating to MNRLIKKANVLIEALPYIRTFKGKTIVIKYGGHAMTDAPLKERFAQDVVLLKYVGLNPVIVHGGGPQIDKMLQRLGIEARFRHGVRVTDEATMEIVEMVLAGKINMEIVDLLNRHGGLAVGLSGKDGGLMLSRPLTAKAWAASLEKDLNDGEGDEDFGLVGEVQSIDPTLVRKLQQDHYIPVIAPIGTNREGNTYNINADLVAGAMAAALGAEKLVMMTDVKGIRDTNGRHLSTVSRKDVQRMVKKGTISEGMLPKVHACLDALGGGVGKAHIIDGRIPHAILLEVFTRKGIGTEITS from the coding sequence ATGAACAGACTGATTAAAAAAGCCAACGTCCTGATCGAAGCGTTGCCGTACATCCGCACATTCAAGGGCAAGACGATTGTCATCAAATATGGCGGTCATGCTATGACCGATGCGCCGTTGAAAGAGCGGTTCGCCCAAGATGTCGTGCTTCTGAAATACGTAGGTCTCAACCCGGTCATTGTGCACGGCGGTGGGCCTCAAATCGACAAGATGCTTCAACGCCTTGGTATCGAAGCCAGGTTCCGTCATGGTGTGCGGGTCACAGATGAGGCCACGATGGAAATCGTGGAAATGGTGTTGGCCGGCAAGATCAATATGGAAATCGTGGATCTCCTGAATCGCCATGGTGGCCTCGCGGTCGGCTTGAGTGGTAAGGATGGCGGGCTCATGCTCTCTCGCCCACTGACCGCAAAAGCCTGGGCGGCAAGCCTAGAAAAGGATCTCAATGACGGTGAAGGGGACGAGGATTTTGGCTTGGTTGGAGAGGTCCAGTCCATCGATCCCACGTTGGTGAGGAAACTGCAGCAGGATCATTATATTCCGGTCATCGCGCCCATCGGCACGAACCGGGAAGGGAATACGTACAACATCAATGCCGATCTGGTAGCTGGGGCAATGGCCGCGGCACTCGGGGCAGAAAAGCTGGTCATGATGACCGACGTAAAAGGGATTCGCGATACGAATGGGCGCCACCTCTCGACAGTCTCCCGCAAAGATGTGCAGCGGATGGTCAAAAAGGGCACGATCAGCGAGGGGATGTTGCCCAAGGTTCATGCCTGTCTGGATGCCCTCGGCGGCGGCGTCGGCAAAGCCCATATCATCGACGGCCGGATTCCGCATGCCATTCTCCTCGAAGTATTCACGCGTAAAGGTATTGGAACCGAGATTACATCGTAG
- a CDS encoding YbaB/EbfC family nucleoid-associated protein, which yields MKNPLGNMGNLLKQAQAMQAKMAKVQEQASTKTVTGTAGGGSVTVTANGAMELVGIVIDPEVVKSGDVEMVQDLVMAASNDALRKAREMMAEEMKSVTGGMNAPGLF from the coding sequence ATGAAAAACCCGTTAGGTAATATGGGCAATCTTCTGAAACAAGCACAGGCTATGCAGGCGAAAATGGCGAAGGTGCAAGAGCAGGCATCGACGAAGACGGTGACCGGGACGGCCGGTGGTGGAAGTGTGACGGTTACAGCCAATGGGGCCATGGAGCTTGTCGGCATTGTCATTGATCCCGAAGTGGTGAAAAGCGGCGACGTGGAGATGGTGCAGGATCTGGTCATGGCCGCGTCGAACGATGCGCTCAGGAAGGCTCGCGAGATGATGGCTGAAGAGATGAAATCGGTCACCGGTGGGATGAATGCCCCCGGACTGTTCTAG
- a CDS encoding tetratricopeptide repeat protein has product MFSSNRSPSHGDESYFFDEDGTLVGVIFTFPSGLDLNPFPVLRQTLSRLKPVLEFYLSVPKLSAKTSMSSSALYETGDEKTTTQYLVLGPREQPVLLQASMTIDPYVRLFSPYRREFLDRLRHPSGQKSGQQQDGQGAEDKEPFLSLQQFARGQTAQLSYCGVQNYDIAAIAYQKAIASGFTNKVWQAEAHHKLGLAWEGKGEYEKAKTEMLQSLTIRPNTPEILNNLGTVYAKLGDKANALASYEKAVTLRPNYAIARYNLAEAYEPTNPKRALSEYETYLALVEGIPDEAGRIAVVQQRVKVLKR; this is encoded by the coding sequence ATGTTTTCTTCAAACCGAAGCCCATCACATGGCGACGAGTCGTACTTCTTCGACGAAGATGGGACGCTGGTAGGGGTCATCTTCACCTTTCCGTCCGGGCTCGACTTGAATCCATTCCCAGTGCTTCGCCAGACCCTCTCGCGGCTGAAGCCTGTATTGGAGTTCTATCTCAGTGTGCCAAAACTGTCCGCAAAGACGAGCATGAGTTCCAGCGCCCTCTACGAAACAGGCGATGAGAAAACCACGACACAGTACTTGGTACTTGGGCCGCGTGAGCAGCCCGTCTTGCTCCAAGCCTCGATGACGATCGACCCCTACGTCCGGCTGTTCTCTCCCTATCGACGCGAATTCTTGGATCGATTGCGCCATCCAAGCGGGCAGAAGTCAGGGCAACAGCAAGATGGTCAAGGCGCAGAGGACAAGGAGCCCTTCCTCTCGCTCCAGCAATTTGCGCGAGGCCAAACCGCGCAGCTCTCTTATTGCGGGGTCCAGAACTACGATATCGCAGCCATTGCCTATCAGAAGGCCATTGCAAGCGGGTTTACAAATAAGGTGTGGCAGGCAGAGGCTCACCACAAACTGGGACTGGCATGGGAAGGGAAAGGAGAGTACGAGAAGGCCAAGACAGAAATGCTTCAGTCATTGACGATCAGACCCAACACCCCAGAGATTCTCAATAATCTCGGCACGGTCTACGCAAAGCTGGGGGACAAGGCCAACGCGCTTGCCTCATATGAAAAGGCCGTCACGCTCCGCCCAAACTATGCAATCGCCCGCTACAACCTAGCTGAAGCCTACGAGCCGACGAATCCGAAACGAGCCCTCTCAGAGTACGAGACCTATCTTGCCTTGGTCGAAGGTATCCCCGATGAAGCCGGCCGCATCGCTGTTGTCCAACAACGCGTCAAGGTGTTGAAACGCTAG
- a CDS encoding tyrosine recombinase XerC, with protein sequence MDDAIRAFMTFLELERHASQETVRNYASDLRQFQSFTSKDNPRRPTLDPAAVTTESIRAYLHWLDHKREKSTSMARKLASLRSFFRYLQREGMVGVNPAEAVRTPKQPKHLPRVLTKDDAAALMEFPADPAGGSLRDRALLETLYSTGARVSELVGINLEDLRSSDGLIHLRGKGRKERIVPIGAVALQAIQAYLNQQPVTKSRDLTIKAKRVSLPIFRNSRGGRLTTRSVARIVARYSNRLAGGPVSPHTLRHSFATHLLDEGADLRSIQEMLGHASLSTTQKYTHLATDQLLAVYDKTHPRAGRPTSARVVKDVKP encoded by the coding sequence ATGGATGACGCAATTCGAGCTTTTATGACGTTCCTCGAGCTCGAACGTCATGCATCGCAGGAAACAGTGCGCAACTATGCGTCGGATCTTCGACAGTTTCAGTCCTTTACCAGTAAGGACAATCCGAGAAGGCCCACCCTCGATCCTGCTGCAGTGACAACCGAATCCATCCGCGCCTATCTTCATTGGTTGGACCACAAGCGCGAGAAAAGTACGTCGATGGCTCGGAAGCTCGCCTCTCTCCGTAGCTTCTTTCGTTATCTACAACGAGAAGGCATGGTCGGCGTCAATCCTGCCGAGGCCGTGAGAACGCCAAAACAGCCGAAGCATCTTCCACGCGTGTTGACCAAAGATGACGCAGCGGCGCTGATGGAGTTTCCTGCCGATCCGGCGGGAGGGTCGCTCCGGGATCGCGCCTTGCTGGAGACGCTCTATTCGACCGGGGCTCGCGTCAGTGAGCTTGTGGGGATCAATCTCGAAGATCTCCGTTCGTCCGATGGGTTGATCCATTTGCGGGGAAAGGGTCGAAAGGAACGGATCGTGCCGATCGGGGCGGTCGCGCTACAGGCCATTCAGGCCTACTTGAATCAGCAGCCTGTCACGAAATCTCGAGATCTGACAATAAAGGCGAAGCGCGTTTCATTGCCGATCTTTCGCAATAGCCGAGGCGGACGGCTCACGACCCGAAGCGTCGCCCGCATTGTAGCCCGCTATTCCAACCGGCTTGCCGGTGGCCCTGTGAGTCCCCATACATTGCGCCACTCCTTTGCCACCCACCTTCTCGACGAAGGGGCCGATCTGCGATCGATTCAAGAAATGCTTGGGCATGCCTCATTGAGCACAACCCAGAAGTATACGCACTTGGCCACAGACCAGCTCCTGGCCGTCTATGATAAGACTCATCCGCGAGCCGGTCGTCCGACCAGTGCGCGTGTTGTGAAGGACGTCAAGCCATGA
- a CDS encoding OmpA family protein yields MQAIKSIIVVASLAALAGCGSLEKDVKNADLSPICEKTHGWTAWNDARCVEPKAPPPDELGAAQKQIRALNGRISDLERQLADRDREIASLRSGTGDSAKQLAAANSRISGLEAQLAAANSKNSGLEAQLAAATGGAAASQQRIAELERQLADRDRELADLRGTLSAEEQKLKEAQRGLIRALRPEIEKGDITVDLNNERLLINLASGYLFGSGQDELKPAGADALTRVGTVLKDYPEYKVAVDGHTDNVAIQGELKKKFPTNKELSESRAANAAKALEAGGLSAPTIHGYADSKPVEPNTTPAGRAKNRRVEVRVTK; encoded by the coding sequence ATGCAGGCGATTAAATCCATTATCGTGGTGGCAAGCTTGGCCGCTCTGGCAGGCTGCGGAAGCTTGGAGAAAGACGTCAAGAACGCGGATTTGAGCCCCATTTGTGAGAAGACTCACGGATGGACGGCTTGGAATGACGCTCGATGTGTCGAGCCAAAGGCTCCGCCCCCCGATGAGCTGGGTGCAGCACAGAAGCAGATTCGCGCCCTCAATGGCCGTATCAGCGATCTGGAGCGGCAGCTCGCCGACCGAGATCGGGAGATTGCTTCACTGCGTTCCGGTACCGGCGATTCCGCGAAGCAGCTCGCAGCGGCAAACAGCCGAATTAGTGGCCTCGAAGCGCAACTCGCCGCTGCGAACAGCAAGAATAGTGGCCTCGAAGCACAACTGGCCGCGGCGACAGGCGGAGCGGCCGCCAGCCAGCAGCGTATCGCGGAGTTGGAGCGCCAACTGGCGGATCGTGACAGGGAACTGGCGGACCTCCGAGGCACTCTGTCAGCTGAAGAGCAAAAACTAAAAGAGGCCCAGCGGGGATTGATCCGGGCGCTACGTCCTGAGATTGAGAAGGGCGACATTACGGTCGATCTGAACAATGAGCGGTTGTTGATTAACCTGGCCTCCGGCTATCTGTTCGGTTCCGGCCAAGATGAATTGAAACCGGCCGGCGCCGATGCACTGACGCGAGTCGGAACGGTCTTGAAGGACTATCCAGAGTACAAGGTGGCGGTGGACGGTCACACCGACAACGTGGCGATCCAGGGCGAATTAAAGAAGAAGTTCCCGACGAACAAGGAACTCTCTGAATCCCGTGCGGCCAATGCAGCAAAGGCGCTTGAAGCAGGCGGCCTTAGCGCTCCGACGATCCATGGCTACGCAGACAGCAAGCCGGTTGAGCCGAACACAACCCCTGCGGGTCGTGCAAAAAACCGCCGTGTCGAGGTTCGCGTCACGAAGTAG
- a CDS encoding DUF481 domain-containing protein — translation MKKGFWLLILLVCCMTPRLVAAATAPVVVDVPPLAPAPLDIVTLKDGSILYGEVIAMEGGILHLKTPAGPDNLVKVKWESIAKLSVSHPIPFHLKEGTVLIGTATEGPDGTVTVRAEPLKGTMEVPLDSITALNPMIQAPVIYSGTLTGGYSQATGNSQTKNGSLLGDFVARGEQLRLTLNGRYVYSHQDGELSAKNTRALIKMDFFITKRFFWFAASYFEKDEFQDLNLRTALSSGPGYSFIEKGDYQSPWLKDMTLYAETGLAYFNEDFKNDKDQKSARARLAVRLNWPILDDRVTFYHNQEFYPESTKNYYLTMDNGVRFKLFAGFVSNIQMTTRYNSEPTTDTEKTDNLYLLTLGYNFDTTRKR, via the coding sequence ATGAAGAAAGGATTCTGGCTTCTCATTCTTCTGGTTTGTTGCATGACACCGAGACTTGTGGCGGCCGCTACTGCTCCAGTGGTGGTAGATGTTCCACCTCTCGCTCCTGCGCCGCTCGATATCGTGACACTGAAGGACGGGAGCATTCTCTACGGTGAGGTCATCGCAATGGAGGGCGGCATCCTACATCTCAAGACCCCGGCCGGCCCTGACAACCTGGTGAAGGTGAAATGGGAGAGTATCGCCAAGCTTTCCGTAAGCCACCCAATCCCGTTTCATCTCAAAGAAGGGACCGTGCTGATCGGCACGGCCACCGAGGGCCCCGACGGAACCGTCACTGTGCGAGCTGAGCCTCTGAAGGGAACGATGGAGGTTCCGCTGGATTCGATCACCGCTCTGAATCCAATGATCCAAGCCCCGGTCATCTATTCAGGCACCCTGACCGGCGGCTATTCGCAAGCAACCGGAAACAGTCAAACGAAGAATGGCAGCCTCCTCGGAGACTTCGTGGCTCGGGGCGAGCAACTCCGCCTAACTCTGAACGGCCGGTATGTCTACAGTCATCAAGACGGCGAACTCTCTGCTAAAAACACGCGAGCATTGATCAAGATGGACTTTTTTATCACCAAACGCTTTTTCTGGTTCGCGGCCTCCTACTTTGAAAAAGATGAATTTCAGGACCTCAACTTGCGAACCGCCCTTTCCTCCGGTCCCGGCTACAGCTTTATCGAAAAGGGCGATTATCAAAGTCCCTGGCTCAAGGACATGACACTCTATGCCGAGACCGGACTTGCCTACTTCAATGAAGACTTCAAAAATGATAAAGATCAAAAATCCGCCCGAGCCCGCTTGGCGGTCAGGCTCAACTGGCCGATCTTGGATGATCGCGTGACGTTCTACCACAACCAGGAATTTTACCCGGAGAGTACCAAGAATTATTACTTGACGATGGACAACGGCGTCCGTTTCAAATTATTTGCGGGCTTCGTGAGCAACATCCAAATGACGACCCGATATAACAGTGAACCGACGACGGACACTGAGAAAACGGACAACTTGTACCTCCTGACCCTTGGGTACAACTTCGATACGACCAGGAAACGCTAA